The Clostridium botulinum BKT015925 genome includes the window AGCTAGTGAAAATATCAATGTAAATAAGTTTTGTGTACAAAATGGATGTAAAACATCAACAGTTATGTATGATGAATTTTTAAAGTTTATTTATAAAAACTTAGAACCACAAACTAAAAAATATTTTTGTGGTGGACAAGAAGTAGTACAATCATTATGTAAATATACTTTATTAAATACTGAGGGTAATGTACGTAATTTAAATTGTGTAAATTATATGTATAATATAATTAATAAAGAATTTGAATATAAAGATAATTGTTCTAATAGTATCAAGCTAATTGAACTTCAAAAAAGTGATATTTTAAAAGAGATACCATTAGATAAGGATGTTAAAATAAGTAACAATGATATTAAAGAAGAAACTGAAGTAAAAATACAAGAAAAAACAAATACACAAGTTGATCAAGACGTTAAGTTACAAGAGAAGGTAGATACAAAAGTAGAAAATAAACAAGAAGTAAAACCAAATTCAGAAGTCAAATCAATAGAAAATAAAGATGAAAAATTATCATCAAACTATAAAAATGAAGTAAATAAAAGAATGATACAATTAGTTAACGAACTTAGACAATCTCAAGGGGTAGCTCCTCTTAAGAGTGTGGATATATTGAATAATTTAGCTGAAAAACGTTCGCAATATATGGCTATAACAGGAGAGTTTTCACATAATGATACAAATGGAAATTTTATATTTAAAGAAGACTTAGATAAAATTAATTATAAATGGAATAATGTTGGAGAAAATATAGCGCAAAATTATTATTCTAATAATCCAGATAAGTTAGCAGAAGAACTATTTAATCAGTGGAAAAATTCTCAAGGGCACTATAAAAATATGATAAACTCAGATTTTAATGAACTGGGATTTGGAATAGGTATGACACAAGATGGAAAAGTTTATGCAACACAAGGATTTGTAGGAAGAAGATAGATTTTAATATAATAAAAAATGCATTGGTTTATAATACCAATGCATTTTTTATTAGGTCAATTATTTAATGTATTATAATGAAAATACAATATTAGTATTTATTCCAATAATATAATTTTGTTGAAAAAAACAGAATTTTCGATTAAAATGTAAATTGCGATTAATTATTCTGAAAAATAAAATTAGTTTGATAATAAATATAATATTGAAAGGAACTATGGTATGAATAAATATACTATATTAACAGATTCATGTTGTGATTTGCCTATAGATTACTTGATAAACAATAATGTAAGTTATGTAAGTTTAACTTATAGGCTAGACGATAAAGAATTTTATGATGATTTTGGACAAAGTGTAAAATATACAGAGATTTATGATTATATGCGAAAAGGTAATATACCTAAAACTTCTCAAGTTAATCCTCAGGCTTTTTATAATGCTTTTAAAGAGATATTAGATAAGAATCAAAATATTTTATATATATGTGTATCTTCAGGACTAAGTGGCACATATAATAGTGCTAATATAGCCAAAAATATGATATTAGATGAATACAAGGATAGTAAAATAGAAATTGTAGACGTATTAACTGCATCTTTAGGACAAGGATTAATGGTAATGAAAGCGGTAGAAATGAGAAATACCGGAATGAATTTAGAACAAATTGCTAAAAATTTAGAAGATATAAGATTTAAATTAAATACTTATATAACGGTAGATGACCTTAACTATTTAAAAAAAGGTGGAAGAATTTCTAGTACTGCTGCTCTAGTGGGAGCTGTACTTCATATTAAACCAATTCTTACATTAAATGATGAAGGAAAAGTTATTTCTATACTCAAGGTAAAGGGAAAAAAGAGTCTTATTAGAAAGTTATCAGAAATTGTTTGTGAAAAAATAATAAATCCTGAGAAAGAAGAAATATGTATATGTCATGCAGATTCTGAAATTCAGGCTGAAAAATTAAAAGAAGCAATATTGCAAAAAATTCAAGTTAAAAAAGTACTAATAAATGATATAGGACCAGTGGTAGGAACTTATGGTGGTCCAGGAGCTTTAGCAGTATTCTTTATTGGAGAACAAAGACAAAATCATGTTATAGATGTTTAAAATTATATATAATAAAATGTACTAGATACTTATAGTGAGCTAAGGTATGATAAAAATTGGGAAATTACAGTTAGTATAGAAGTATAAAATAAATATTAAAATAGATGTGTTTAAACACATCTCAGATTGTTCAAAAAGCCTCCATGTAATTGGAGGCTTTTACTTTCGTCAAATATCTTTTATGCGATAGCATTTAAAAAGTTGCTAGTTTTGTGTAATGATTTGGTATAAATTTCAATTAAATCATACGAAAAATAGTGCGATAGCACCATGGCTATCTTTTTCATATTCTGAACTGCTGCTGTAAGTAAGCATTGCTCGGAAACATTTTTAATTCCTCGCATGCGACAATAGCGCAGCCCATGTAATTCTTTTGAATCAGCAAAGCTACGCTCAATTTTTTCTTTACGTTTTTTATAAATACTTTTACCTTTTTCAGTTTTAGTAAATGCAAAAATTTGATCCTTATAATCTTCCCAAACATGACGACGTATAGTTCTGTTAATTGATTTATCAGATATTAAGCAATTATTTTTATATTTGCATGAAGCACATTCATCCGCATTACTAACATATTCTTTATATCCGCTTCTTGTAGTGGTTTTGTATTTTAAAAAGAAGTTATTCATACATACATATCCATCTAATTCTTTAATATATTGAAATCTATATTTAGTATACTTTTCTTTAACATGAGGTCCTAAACGGAAACCAAAAACACCTTGATAATTTTTTTCTGAAACTTGCTTACAAATAGGATTTGTAGAATAACCAGCATCAGCTACTAAATACTTTGTATTAAAATTAAACTTTTTTATTTGCGTCTCTATTCTTTTAACATAAGGATCTACATCATTAATATTACCTGGAGTTACATGAACATCAGTTATAATATTATATTTTCCGTCAACAGTTCTATGATCTAAATAAAAAAAACCTTTTGGTTTTCCGTCCCTAACCATATATCCACTGTCTGGATCAGTTGTACTTACTTTTATTTCTTTGGTTTCAGATGTTTTTAGGTCTTTTTTTAGAGGCTTTTTATTATGATTAATTCTATCTTTATTAATATCTTTTTCTAATTCATCAAAGTATTCCTTTGTAGATTTAGTTATTTCTTTTTTTATAAGTTTATGTTTATTAGCGTTAGCTTTTAGATGGGTAGAATCAGTGTATAAAATTTTGCCATCGACTAAATTTCTATTAATCGCTTGAAATACAATGTTATCAAATATTTCTTGATGTATATTTGTATCATTGAATCTCTTTGTTCTATTTTGACTTATGGTAGAATGGCTTGGTATTTTATCAGTAAGTCCATATCCTAAGAACCACCTATAAGCTACATTTACTTGTATTTCCTTTACGAGCTGACGCTCAGAGCGTATACCGAATAGGTATCCAATAAAAAGCATTTTAAATAATACAACTGGATCTACTGATGGTCTACCATTGTCAGGACAATATAAATCCTTAGTTAAATCTCGTATAAACGAAAAGTCTATGAATTTATCTATTTTTCTAAGTATATGATTTTCTGGTACTAAGTTTTCTATATAAACCAGTTCTAATTGATTTTGTTTTCTCTCATTATTAGTAAGCATTTTGCCTCCGTAGGAGCCCTAACGGGCTAAATAATTTATTGGTCTAAATATATATTCTACAGAAGTAGGAGATATCCTTTTTGTAATAAATGTAAAAAGGCTGTTGACAAATTATGTTTATCAACAGCCTGAGATGTGTTTAAACACATCTATTTTTTATATATATGTTATAAAATATACATTATAAAGAATAAGTTATTAAGAGAAGACTTCTATATGTTATTTATTTTTAAGTTAATAAATATATTATTAATAATGCTAAAAAGTTAACCTTTGTTTAATAGGGGGAAGTAATATATGAGATATAGGTTAGATAGAAAAAATTTAGATGTTAAATGTATATATGATACAAATAAATATTTAGTGCAAAGTAATCATGATGATGAGTTTATATTATTATTACAAGAAAATTATTTTTCGCAAGAAGAATTAGATATATTTTTTAAAAATACCTTAAAAGAAGTTGTAAATGAGTATAAAGCTATAGATATATTAAAAAGATTACATGATGAGGGGTTATATTTATTAGTAGCTATAAAAAATATAAGTTCTGAAATAAGTTATGGAAAAAAATGCTACTGTATTTATAATAATGGTGAAATAATATTTTTAGATGGATTCGGAAATCAGATAATATTTAAAAATCAAGAAAATTATAAAATTTATTATACAGTTGTAATAAAAAGAATAGAAAATAGAGTAAAATATCCTACATTAGAAGAATATATTGAAGAGCTAAAAGATGTAAAAATTATGAGGAAATTTAGACATCATGTTAAAGTTAAATATAATATAGAGTATTATTTATATTTTGGGAAAGAAGTTAGAGTGTGTGATAAACAAGATAATGTAATTAATTTAAATAGTTATGAATTAAGTGCTGAAATAGAAGATGTAGAATTGGAAAGTAAATAAACATAAACAATTCTACATAACCTTTATTTTTATTGAGAACATTAAAGTATAGTGTTAAAATTAAAAGATAATAAATGCTAAATTATTACACAATAAAGTTTTTATAGGTATAGGAGGAGCTATAATATGAATTTTACTGAAAAAACTATAAACGAAGTTAATGAATATAATGGAAAAATAATAAAGCTAGATGTTAGAACTGTAGAATTACCTAATGGTAAAACAGCCAAAAGAGAAATTGTTAAGCATCCTGGTGGAGTAGCTATTTTAGCTTTTAAAGATAAAGAGACTATATTACTAGTAGAGCAATTTCGTAATCCATTAGGAAATACTATATTAGAAATACCAGCAGGTAAATTAGAACAAAATGAAGAAATTGAGATATGTGGAAGAAGAGAACTAGAAGAAGAGACAGGATATAAAGCAAATAAATTCACTTATCTTGGTAAAATTGTAACTAGTCCTGGATTTTGTAATGAATGCATTTATATATATAAGGCACAAGAACTATATCAAGGTATTATTGGTGGAGATGAAGATGAATTTATTAATATACATGAAATTAAAATTGAAAAACTAAAGGAAATGATAAAAAATGGAGATGTAATAGATGGTAAAACTATAGCTGCACTTACATTTATTTAAATTATGCATATAACTCTTCTTGTAATCATAAATATATAAAAGATTATAACAAGAGGAGGAATAAGTGGTGAGAAATAAAAGGATATTCGGAAATTTAGCAGAACATATACAAAAAAATTTAATATTATATATGGTTACATTTTTATTTGTATGTATAGGGATAGTTATAGGGATATATACAGTGAAATATATGGACAAGGCAGATAAGAACAATCTAGTTGATTTTTTAGTCAGTGTTACTAAAAAGATTAATCCTAAAAATATAAATAATAAATATGTTTTTATACAAGCATTAAAAAATAATATGATTTTTATTTTAGTTATATGGTTTTTAGGACTTACAATGCTAGGTACACCTATAATATTTATTACTGATTTAATTAAAGGATTTACTATAGGATTTACATCTAGTTTAGTTATAAATGGTTTGGGAGCAAAGGGAATATTACTTAATTTATTAATTCTTTTTCCACAAAATATAATTTATATACCAGCTATAATAATTTTATCTGTTATTGCATCTGAATTTTCTTTGCGAATATTAAAAAATGGGTCACATATGATTATGGATAAGAGTAATAATTGGGTTCAGATAGTAACGTATTCTACAACGTTTTTACTAGTTAGTGCTTTTATGTTTGTAGGATTTGTTATAGAAGGCTATATATCACCTAATATGGTTAAAATTATAGTATCTAATATAGGAAGTATTTTACCATGATAAAGTCTAAAGAAATTTGTAAGTTAATTATGTTACTTATAAAATGTTATATTATAATTTTGATATTAGGATTTGGCTTACCTAAGTTTTTAGGATTTATATTGGAGATATTTATGGAAAATTGTAATACATATAACAATAGTACTTTAGTATTCAACTTATTAAATGAAAAAAATAATATATTATGCTATTATAGATATATAATTGAGATGTATTTTTCACTTTAAAGAGTGATTATAAAGATTATAGATAGTTGAGGAATATTTATGGAAAAATTTTTATCTAAATATATAGAAGATATGTTAAAAAAAGAACTAAGTAAAAATACTATAGAAGCATATAAAAGAGACTTAATTAAGTTTGGAGAGTTTTTAAATAAACGACATGAAGATATATTAGATAGTGATATGGTCAGTATAATGGCTTATGTACAAACTTTGAAAAAAGAAAGAAAAGCTGACAGTTCAATAATAAGAAGTTTAGTTGCTATTAGAAATTTTTATAAATTTTTAATAAAAACTGGACAAAATATAGATAATCCATTGATAAATTATGAAGTACCTAAAAACAAAAGAACACTTCCTGAAACTCTTACTGTAGATGAAGTTGATAAATTTTTGTCTGCTCCAGATTGTAATGAATATAAAGGAATACGTGATAAAGCCATGCTAGAACTTATGTATGCAACAGGCATGAAGGTATCAGAACTTCTTAGAATAACAATTTTTGATGTTAATTTAAAATTAAGTTATATAAAGTGTAAAGGAGCAAAAGATAAGGAACGTATAATTCCTATAGGAAGTTATGCTGTAAATTGTTTAAATGAATATTTGAAAGTAAGAGATAGAATGAATGCAGATAATTTGGAATTGTTATTTTGCAATCTAAGAGGAGGCAAAATGACAAGACAAGGATTTTGGAAAATTGTAAAAAAATATGCTAAAGATGCAAATATAAATAAAAAGATAGATTCCTATACTTTAAGACATTCTTTTGCAGTACATTTATTACAAAATGGTGCTGATATGAAATCAGTACAAGAACTTTTAGGTCATAATACTATAGCAACTACTCAAATATATTCAAGTATATCAAAAAAAAATAAAATTGTTGATGTCTATAAAAAGGCACATCCAAGGGCTTAAAACCTAAGGACGTGCCTTTTTTATATTGCTATAAATTTAAAAATTGTGATAATCTAATCCAAATTGGTAAAACTAAAGTTATAAAATACATACTTAGTAGAAAGGGGATAAAAATGAAAGTCAAAAATAAGAGTTTAATTTGTTTATTATTGGCAATATTATTCATAAGTCAAATTTGTGTTGTAAATGTAAAAGCTGCTGAGGGATCATTAGATGTAGAGGCAAAGGCAGGAATTTTAATGGAGCCGTCTACAGGCAAAGTGGTTTTTGAAAAGAATGTACATGAAAAATTTGCACCAGCATCCGTAACAAAAATAATGACAATGTTATTAACCATGGAGGCAATTGATTCAGGAAAGATAAAATTAACTGATACAGTTGTTGTAAGCGAAAATGCCAAAAAAATGGGTAAAAACGGAAGTAGTAGTATGCTATTAGATACTGGTGAAGTTAGAACAGTAGAAGATCTTTTGAAAGGTGTTGCTATTGCTTCAGGAAATGATGCGGCTACAGCTCTTGCAGAATATATAGGAGGAAGCGAATCTAGTTTCGTTGAAATGATGAATAAGAGAGCTCAACAATTAGGAATGAAAGATACAACATTTAAAAATTGTCACGGTTTATCAAAGGAAGGACACTTAACTAGTGCTTATGATATTTCTATAATGTCTCGTGAACTCCTAAAACATAAAAAAATATTAAAATATAGTGGAACATACATGGAAACAATATCAGAAGGAAGAAAAAAGCCTATAGAACTTGTAAATCACAATAAGTTAGTAAGATTTTATAAAGGTTGTGATGGATTAAAAACAGGCTTTACAAATGAAGCTAAGTATTGTATATCTGCTACAGCAGTTAGAAATAATATAAGAATGCTTGCAATAATAGTTGGTGCTCCTACTTATAAGGTAAGAAATCGTGATGCTAGTATGCTTATGAATTATGGATTTTCAAAATTTGAATCAAAGAAAATTGTAACAAAAGATAGTGATGTAGAAAAGATAAGTTTGGATAAAAAAGGTGAAAAATTCTTTTTTGCAAAAGCTAAAAATGATTTTAATGTAGTTGTGGAAAGAGGAGAAAAAAATAAAATAACAAAGAAGTGTGTATTAAATAAAGATAAAAAAGAATATAAACAAAATGAAATAATAGGTTACTGTGAAGTATATGTAAATGATAAACTTTTAGGTAAGGTACCAGTATATAGTGATAGAGATATTAAAACTTATGGAATTCTAGATGGTATCAAATATAATATAATGAACCTATTTGATAATGCAATATAAAGTTAAAAGTCTACAGTATTAATTCTGTAGACTTTTTTATGTGTGCCCAGCATAAGCGCAATCTATAGGATGAAAGTCCCGAGCGCCGAAGGTGATTAGACGTTAGCCAATGACAAGAGTGTCCATCGAGAGATAGAATCTGAAGGAAGTCGGAGGGCAAAATTGCGGTCTGAGCAATACGAATCACATAAGAGGCTGAGTAT containing:
- the xerD gene encoding site-specific tyrosine recombinase XerD; this translates as MEKFLSKYIEDMLKKELSKNTIEAYKRDLIKFGEFLNKRHEDILDSDMVSIMAYVQTLKKERKADSSIIRSLVAIRNFYKFLIKTGQNIDNPLINYEVPKNKRTLPETLTVDEVDKFLSAPDCNEYKGIRDKAMLELMYATGMKVSELLRITIFDVNLKLSYIKCKGAKDKERIIPIGSYAVNCLNEYLKVRDRMNADNLELLFCNLRGGKMTRQGFWKIVKKYAKDANINKKIDSYTLRHSFAVHLLQNGADMKSVQELLGHNTIATTQIYSSISKKNKIVDVYKKAHPRA
- the spoIIM gene encoding stage II sporulation protein M, coding for MRNKRIFGNLAEHIQKNLILYMVTFLFVCIGIVIGIYTVKYMDKADKNNLVDFLVSVTKKINPKNINNKYVFIQALKNNMIFILVIWFLGLTMLGTPIIFITDLIKGFTIGFTSSLVINGLGAKGILLNLLILFPQNIIYIPAIIILSVIASEFSLRILKNGSHMIMDKSNNWVQIVTYSTTFLLVSAFMFVGFVIEGYISPNMVKIIVSNIGSILP
- a CDS encoding D-alanyl-D-alanine carboxypeptidase family protein; this translates as MKVKNKSLICLLLAILFISQICVVNVKAAEGSLDVEAKAGILMEPSTGKVVFEKNVHEKFAPASVTKIMTMLLTMEAIDSGKIKLTDTVVVSENAKKMGKNGSSSMLLDTGEVRTVEDLLKGVAIASGNDAATALAEYIGGSESSFVEMMNKRAQQLGMKDTTFKNCHGLSKEGHLTSAYDISIMSRELLKHKKILKYSGTYMETISEGRKKPIELVNHNKLVRFYKGCDGLKTGFTNEAKYCISATAVRNNIRMLAIIVGAPTYKVRNRDASMLMNYGFSKFESKKIVTKDSDVEKISLDKKGEKFFFAKAKNDFNVVVERGEKNKITKKCVLNKDKKEYKQNEIIGYCEVYVNDKLLGKVPVYSDRDIKTYGILDGIKYNIMNLFDNAI
- a CDS encoding CAP domain-containing protein; translation: MKKKVLSILIMVGMLSVPNIVQASENINVNKFCVQNGCKTSTVMYDEFLKFIYKNLEPQTKKYFCGGQEVVQSLCKYTLLNTEGNVRNLNCVNYMYNIINKEFEYKDNCSNSIKLIELQKSDILKEIPLDKDVKISNNDIKEETEVKIQEKTNTQVDQDVKLQEKVDTKVENKQEVKPNSEVKSIENKDEKLSSNYKNEVNKRMIQLVNELRQSQGVAPLKSVDILNNLAEKRSQYMAITGEFSHNDTNGNFIFKEDLDKINYKWNNVGENIAQNYYSNNPDKLAEELFNQWKNSQGHYKNMINSDFNELGFGIGMTQDGKVYATQGFVGRR
- a CDS encoding IS1182-like element ISCbo5 family transposase (programmed frameshift) translates to MLTNNERKQNQLELVYIENLVPENHILRKIDKFIDFSFIRDLTKDLYCPDNGRPSVDPVVLFKMLFIGYLFGIRSERQLVKEIQVNVAYRWFLGYGLTDKIPSHSTISQNRTKRFNDTNIHQEIFDNIVFQAINRNLVDGKILYTDSTHLKANANKHKLIKKEITKSTKEYFDELEKDINKDRINHNKKPLKKDLKTSETKEIKVSTTDPDSGYMVRDGKPKGFFYLDHRTVDGKYNIITDVHVTPGNINDVDPYVKRIETQIKKFNFNTKYLVADAGYSTNPICKQVSEKNYQGVFGFRLGPHVKEKYTKYRFQYIKELDGYVCMNNFFLKYKTTTRSGYKEYVSNADECASCKYKNNCLISDKSINRTIRRHVWEDYKDQIFAFTKTEKGKSIYKKRKEKIERSFADSKELHGLRYCRMRGIKNVSEQCLLTAAVQNMKKIAMVLSHYFSYDLIEIYTKSLHKTSNFLMLSHKRYLTKVKASNYMEAF
- a CDS encoding DegV family protein, translating into MNKYTILTDSCCDLPIDYLINNNVSYVSLTYRLDDKEFYDDFGQSVKYTEIYDYMRKGNIPKTSQVNPQAFYNAFKEILDKNQNILYICVSSGLSGTYNSANIAKNMILDEYKDSKIEIVDVLTASLGQGLMVMKAVEMRNTGMNLEQIAKNLEDIRFKLNTYITVDDLNYLKKGGRISSTAALVGAVLHIKPILTLNDEGKVISILKVKGKKSLIRKLSEIVCEKIINPEKEEICICHADSEIQAEKLKEAILQKIQVKKVLINDIGPVVGTYGGPGALAVFFIGEQRQNHVIDV
- a CDS encoding NUDIX hydrolase yields the protein MNFTEKTINEVNEYNGKIIKLDVRTVELPNGKTAKREIVKHPGGVAILAFKDKETILLVEQFRNPLGNTILEIPAGKLEQNEEIEICGRRELEEETGYKANKFTYLGKIVTSPGFCNECIYIYKAQELYQGIIGGDEDEFINIHEIKIEKLKEMIKNGDVIDGKTIAALTFI